The Dioscorea cayenensis subsp. rotundata cultivar TDr96_F1 chromosome 18, TDr96_F1_v2_PseudoChromosome.rev07_lg8_w22 25.fasta, whole genome shotgun sequence genome includes the window ACGCCTTCATCCGTTATAAAAACATAAGTATTATTAAACTTGATTTCGGACTTACCCCCATCTTTGGCACCATCAAGATCAAAATCATCATCTGCACCACCCATGTCCAATTTCTACAAAAAGGAACTGAGGTTAAGagcaagcataaaaaaaataataatgttaatcAAAATTTCATTAATCTGTATGTGCTCACCGAGAAGTCCATACCACCGAACTCATCGTCAACtggacaagaagaagaaatatcgTCATACATCAGTAAATGGAACAAAATACTAGAAAAATGTGGGTGTAATCGAAGAAAATACAAGACTCACATTTGTTTCCAtgctcttcatcttcatcaatcCATTTGTCCCAGTCAACTTTCAAGAATGCAGGAGGCCTTCCTTCCTTCTTTAAAAGCCTACTCCACCATTTTGACTCTGCCTTCTTCACAAGGTAGCAAATATTCCTCAAACCAACAGCAGCTTTACTTTCCTGCAATACAATACAAGACACACTTCCTAAATATCCCTTTGGCAACAGGATACCCACAATAAAATAACTCACTTCCTGCTCAGATACTCACTTCCACATTAACTTTATCATACAACTCAAAATCAATCTCATATGGCACATTCTCTGCTCCAGTAGTAgcagaaaaatgaaattgtCCATTTGGTTGCAAAGAGAGTTTTACTTCCTTAGCATCAGGCAGTTCAATGGTAATATAAACCTTGTCAGACCTCTGTGCCCACTTTGTCAATGGGTGGCGGCTATGAATCAAAGGAAAGCATCAGAAATCAGATAGAGTTGCAAAACAGTGACAATAATTTCCAAACCAATTagaaaaaatgaacaaaaatcaCTGATACCACCATTTTGTAGGTTCattatcattttcaatattatatGCAACTGGAACAAAAAGACAACAACAATGTCAACAACTACCAATACTGCAAGATAAATGGCACATACTACCTCTCATTGAAAGGGATACTAAGTATGCCATACAAAACCAATTCTACTTATTAGTTAATGATAAAACAGTTTTATTATGTCGCATGCATAATTAGAAATATcgtattattcatgtttgatgacatattttattcttcGGTTGCATTGTATagaaatcaaattaatgataaagATCATTTAATTGAAACATGATTCTCTATGTTCATCGCAACCTCAAATAGTTCATTAACTATGAGAAACTATGAATTTAGATTCATTATTAGTTGCCACATGTTGTACTAGTGGAGACTCTTAGTAGCATTATGGATATTTATAGTTGATAAATATTGAACTGAACTATTACAGAACTCTTAGACCCATACACTATCATAAATAGAAAAAGTTATTCTGCTACAAAAGGTCTCCAAGGgtgttattaaattttatgtataaattacgTTACTTTCATGGTGTCAACCAACAATGCCTAATTGGAGGCTACATGTGGACATACTAGGTTATATAATGAATGAAGGAGGATTTGTAATCATCCAAGATGGGATCTATTATTTCTATTGTATAAGAGAATATTGTAGATTGTGTTTCTTATATGTTGAATGAAAAACgctggttaatttttttaaaatattttataatataaagaatatactattataaatgtttttaaaaaagttttatgTCCAACATTGTAAAGAGAGACACATATAAGTGGAGATTGACAACGCCATTGATGGTCTAATCAAACCCACTTATATGTAATAATTGTCAGAGGGATAAAGCCCATCTAGGTGCAAGGTGCAGGCGTGTGCTTAAGAGACACTAGGcgcactaattaaaaaaaaatttgaaaaatagtttttgttacatgttttaaatttttaaaatgtcatacagattaatatcataaaagacataaaaacatacataataacatacaaaataattttcaaatgttcAATACAAAATGCAATAACATGATATAATGCATGCATCGAGTCCTAAATCCTAACTCGAATAATAAAATCTAGTgactatcatcaaaatcatcaagtccatcattatcatcaccaccaacatcatcaattttctcttcaaatttatcattctCCACATCTAAATAATCATCTCCAAAATTttcttcctcatcatcatctctAAGAATTAAGAAACTAACAGATGCCTTATTATTTCTCTTTAATGGCCTTGAATTGAAGTGATGAGCTTTGTATTCTACTTGGTTGCGATTCCCTTAATTTTAAGTGCATTTTAGTTGCATGTTTTAGTTTTACGTAGacactttttattttcaatcaccAAGATGTGTGGACAAGATTAAAAGTCAAagtaaagataattttaaaaaaataacataattgaTAGATGCTATGAAAGCGCACCTAAGCCCTCGCTTGGTGCCTAGCGCCTAGGTGCGCGACTTCTTAATACTGCCAGACTGACATGCATAAAGGCACAAGCCTTTGAGCCTTGTGTGCCTTAAACACGCCTTTGACAACTATGGGATATTAATTGatagaaaaattaatatgtaaaatattacaTTGGGATCTCACATATAACTATCTCTAATGTTTGGATTAAATTACAATTTGTTGATAGATATGATTGTAATTATCAAATTAGTCCTAATATAAAGATCCCAAATGAGTCCAACACTATGCTCTGACGATTAGGGTTTCAAGTAACAAAAATATTGGCATATTGCTATCGAAAGATAACAACAAGAAACCCTAAGATTCACATTAAGTACTTAGAAGCTTTCTAATCAAAGGTGAAAAGTTCAAAAGTATCGCCTGTGCAAACATTGGAGGATTTTGCACTTGTGAAATCACTGCAAAGTAACCTCGATCTAccatatatattcatgtgttcatgtTATCAATCctcaataattaatcaattattaatttaaatatcaatcaaTGATAATTGCCAACCCTCATTCGATTGGAAAGATTTTCCAACACCCACACATATCAAACTAATGCTCTGCATaatatcatgaacatcaatacTAATTCTTGTTAAACTACATGATACTTCCACTTCGGTTAAATTTCAAGCCTCCAAAGTTTAGTTAAGTGTTCATTGTGGCGTATTAAAACAATTCTTTTTCGccaacataaataaaacaaacaaatttctATAACttagaaaccaaaagaacactTTATCTTGTACCAAACAATACCATAAATTACCATGAACACTCTCTTGTACCCTTAATTCTAATTCACATTCAATCAAACTCTTCTCAAGTTTCACGGGTACTATATCCAGCCAATGATCTAAACCTACATGGACGAACTCCTCCTTAACCTAGCACCAACGACCAAGTGGTCTATTATTAGCAGGGTCCCCAATAGAACctttcacaagtggtgagagttcgaatctTGAGTGAGGGCACATATCTGGGAGTGTGCGGGTGGTCTCAGCCACCCATGCATGCACAAACCCCGCTCCCACTTGCTCCGCCGAGGGTTGTGCACACCCCTACCTTAGTAGCTAAACCACTCATCTTAGCAAAAAAAACTCCTAAAAAACTCCTTAGCCTAGCTAATTACAGAAATCATAAAAGACACCAGCAATCGGCGATGCAATATCTTGATAATTTCCAAAAATTGAACTTGATTTTGCCACCAAACTATAAACAATATTCAAAAGGAAACAAATAGCGATGATGATCAACTCCAAACAAAttcacaaaaccctaaaactcaGATCATCAGCCTTAAATCTTCACACAATTaccaactaaaaaaaataaaaagaaaaccctaatacaAAGAAAACTACATcgcaagaaacaaaaaaatacagagATTCCCAGATTAACGCTGattaaaagcaaacaaaaattaCCTCATTTTCTTCCACTCTAGGGTTTGGATCAGAGAAAAAAGAACAAGAGGATCGGGGGTGAAGTGAAGAGCGGTGGGATAAAGGCGGGATCTTGTGAGATTGATACACTGTGATTTGGTGAGAGTGCCGAGCTTAATGTATATATAGATCAATATCGAAGGATGCTTCTATAAATGTCTAGATGTTTCTATCGTTGGCGTACGGCGCAAGCCAAGATATTCACCGTACGATTTACTTTATCGACGGATGAGATTTGTCGAAAGCGAAGTTTGGATTGCTGTGGGTGGGATTCCAAGTGCATCAGGCCCAATATTAATATGGGCTGGCCCGTGAAGCTGTCCACGGcctgttttgttttaaaagatactccctctttgtttttttttaaaattttttaaatttatctaattcataccgattaaaaaaagtttaataaagaCTATAAAGTTAATTGATAacctataatttataaaaattatatcaactTTTCAATATTatccttatttaaaatattttttgaaaaatatataattgaatatatatttttaatgccaGATAATCCACGCAGAATCTCCAAGTACccttgtataattttttttttttttggaagttgTACAAGTACACTAAATAtagatgataatttttttaaaaaataatatttaatattgcacaaaaaaaatttatggacaagtaaaaaagaatagagaaaagcTCCAAAATataacaagtaaaaaggaacatAGGAAGCATAGGCGGATCTAGAGGGGGGCAAGAgtgtgctcaagcaccccttgccattgaatatatatatatatatataattattaaaatattaataattataatttgtatggaaagtgatatttttttatttaaatatttttttcaaacttcatTACTTCAACCcgcaatatataaaataatttaaataaaacaataagattattatattaaataaaattgatatttggtgataataataaatattatggcTAACCAAACATggatctttaaatatttttgttttaaaattttatatttagatgtatttttattgaacttatcaatatattataattaattttttaggatattaatgtaaaaaatagtaaaaataaataaaaataaaaataaaaccataaaaaaaaaattgctatcTCAAAATCTCTAATAAAATCATCGCAGTTTGTGAGTTTCTCTCTATGCTCAACTTCCGGCTTCCGagtatattttatctttcattgtagggacttttttttttcaattttttatatctaatttaatttgtttaattttggtgtgattatttattgttgtctaaaaatattttttatatttattaaataattattggatatctgttaaatatttgtttatttttgttatgaaaattgttgtaaaaattgttaaatatttgttgtgattaactgctataaaaattgattatttgtatattatatgttaaataattgttgcataaatgaatttaaattgtgaatttgtgctaaattatttttttaattgtattatttgtaaatttagtGTCTAATTGATAGTTGAgttatttgctaattatgtagatatgataggttttttatacataaaccaaaactttttagatggatgtatattttatttttgaattattgattattattatctcaattttgaattaataaagttatttaatattcataaattttttaaattttaattcagcaccccctaaattttgtttctagtttcGCCCCTGATAGAGAGTATGTATTtagatgaataaaaaaatataggaaaaagGAATTTGcaagttctttaaaaattaaaataaaataagttgagcaatttttttaatatattaaacatttctAAATATAATCATCAAATCTACGTTTTcagtaaattattatttaatttatttttattttttccgtTTAACTCACTAAGACCGGGTGAGTGTttcatcacaaaaataaaataatacatgtTCAAAGAGTTTGTGTTCTTGTTGAGAACTTGGGTTTGAATTTTAACTCATATATTGATGGGTtgagatattaattttatatttgcgCATGTCTTTAACATTGCTagtctttatttatatataaaaaaataatttatatagatTGAGTCTTAAGAGGGACTTGGGAGTACTTTGtgcttaataaaaataaataaattgagatTTTAGTTTTAGACCATGTTTTcagtaaattattatttaaattatttttaattttaattaactaacTAAAAATGGGGTGAGCATttcatcacaaaaataaaataatgtgtGTTCAAAGAGTATTCGTGTTATTATTGAGAACGTGGGTTTGAATCTCAACTCATATATAGTGGGTTGtgatattaatttatgtttacaCATCTCTAATGTTAGTTgtccatatttttattaaaaaaaattgaagaaataatttatataaatttgacTCTTAAGAAGGACTTGGAAGTACATTGtgcttaataaaaaataaataaattgagatTTTAGTTTTAGGTTCATGACTTGTAgtatgataatattattttgatgtttgaacCCAAGAAAGCCACTGCAGCCTTTGAACAGTATGAAGATCTTTCCTTCAACATCAAAAAGAATTGAAGCGGAAagagaattaaattttttctagACTTCATAAggcatttttaataaaaacgaTTTACTATTTCATtgaccatatttatttattatcaagcattctcaaaaaataataaacaatgatATTGAGAAAATTTGACAATAATAAGTTACGAAATTTAACAGATCGCATTGAGAATATTAATAGAAAAAGGCACCGGTCATTCTGTACTTAAAACAAGAGATttggattataaaaaaaatattacttagataatattataagaaaaaacatTTTTGCAGTGAGAAGACCACAAATATATAATGCAAACAATGACTAGTTCACAACATAAATTAATTATGGGGGGAATATCCTTCCCGCCCGGCCCTAACCCCGAAATATAGTAAATAAAATTCTTTTCTATCCCCTATAAAAATTTGACTAAATAgtttgatttatattatttgacatccctaataaatatttaataaagattctttaatttaaaaacaagttaCTATCAATTTTTGGATATGAAGTTGTAAAGACTAATATAATATATCCATCAATACTTTTTCAAATGAATTTATAAGACTTCAACATACATTCTTCAAGCTCATCTTCATTGAAATGGTGCTATAAAGGAATCAAGAAGACAACATAACTAAACAGGAAATATTCTCTGAACtttgtttaatagttttaaTTCATTTAGACCTACTAAGCAGCAAAGCAACAGCCATTTATGAATCATGGCACATGCACTCAACACCCACCAATGCTATTAAAtccttaacaataaaatttattattttgctaaAGCATCCTGACATTAAATATTTTGGGCTCTTAATTATGCTCAGAGAAACGTTAATTACTTGAGTAAAGAAACATTAAATTAAGTTGATGCCTCATGTTTGTTATGTACTTGAAGAACATTATCAAGTGCTGTGTTGCAGGActtgttcttttattaataGTCAATTTCTTGGTTTGGTTGCTTTTTGTAACTTTTCATGATGATTCTAGCATTTGGAGACAGAAagtaaaatagcaaagtgtTTATAATTGAATGGTCATTGGACCAACCACTCCATTTATTCAGCAAAGAAAAGTTTGGTTTTTGTTGATCTATTCACAGGGGGGGAAAAACAGATATAATTtactattatattatttttgtatcaatTGTAGAACATTTCTTTTATCTTCTCAACTGTAAACACAACAAATCAAACCTAcattatatcaaaataagttTGATGATTggattaaattttgtttgattttagtgataaaTTTATCTggtttaaacaaatgattttaaatttaaatttttttatatttaaaatttatttatcatagaGATTTAACTTTTCCATTAGACTCGTAATATCTCGTTTGaattggattttaaaaaattgttgggttaaacattaagaaaatatttaactaaTCTAATAAATAAACTCTTGGATCAGACACCcacttatatattttattatccaACTAATTTTCATCTGTTTGAATCCATGTAGCAtgtttaacataatttaattaataatttaaatttttttggcaatttaaTGTCCTCCACATGATAATTACCACTCtctcatcctttttttttttacttttaaaaatagttaaaatttatattaaaatttaatattatttttatttaaaataatatctttaaaaatatgaacgaccatttggtctattgacaTCGAGTACTCGAGGCGTGGCTCCCCGAATTCGATCCTCAtcctttctaaaaaaaaaatgtagttaaaataatttattaaaaattataaaaaaatacattaaatttaaagtctaaatttgaaagaataatatttaatattccataaattttttaaatagataaataaaaaataccataaatttttttaaaatgaaacaaataaaaaacaactgGTGAgagaaacaatataaaaaaaaaattacaattaacaTATATCTCATATCggtgtaaatatcaaaaaggtccctctattttttttcattttctgtcattttagtccctctaatataaaattcgtCTTTTTGGTCCTTATATTTGTCcattttcatcctttagttataaaattcacattttttgtctttgtatttacacattttcatcctttagttATAAAATACACCTTTTTGAtcctcgtatttacacatttttatcctttttggtccctctaattgatCAACTAGAAGGACCAAAAAGGTAGATCCATCAATTAAAGagaccaaaaaaacaaaaatataaaaatataatgaccaaaaaaatagattttatattagaaaaattaaaaatgccaaaaacataaaatagagactattttgatattttcacCATCTAATATCCCCACCCACTCAGTATTCATAAGCAACAAAACCAACCCAACCAAAGCTAGGCATATTAGGATAATTAATGCAGTGTACTTTTTATAAGCACAAGTGACAAAAGAAACCACCCCAATCaccatttcaaaataataataataataataaaagcaatCCATTTCCAACATTTGGGCGGTGACCGCACCACAAACCAACCGCGTTCTTGGGCCCAACTCCCAAATCTCACGCTTATACAGCTCACAGCTGTATTTTCACTACAACCGCGGTGACAGCACCACCAGTTCCATTTCCAGTGGCATTCTCGTTATTCTTTCAAACATCAATGGCCTTTTTACTTCCACTCTCCTCT containing:
- the LOC120282708 gene encoding co-chaperone protein p23-1-like, which gives rise to MSRHPLTKWAQRSDKVYITIELPDAKEVKLSLQPNGQFHFSATTGAENVPYEIDFELYDKVNVEESKAAVGLRNICYLVKKAESKWWSRLLKKEGRPPAFLKVDWDKWIDEDEEHGNKFDDEFGGMDFSKLDMGGADDDFDLDGAKDGDDDEMDENKAEDAAGEATTSAHDSEAKP